The genomic interval GGATCTTCACGAAGAAGCGCGGGAAGGAATAGCCGTCGAGGAACGCCGTCTCGTCGATCTCGCGCGGCACGCCGGAGACGAAGCCTTCGAGGATCCACACCGCCAGCGGCACGTTGAAGATGCAGTGCGCGAGCGCGACCGCCCAGGGCGTATCGAACAGCCCGATCGCCGAATAGAGGTTGAAGAACGGCAGCGCGTAGACCGCGGCCGGCGCCATGCGGTTCGACAGCAGCCAGAAGAACAGATGCTTGTCGCCGAGGAAGCGGTAGCGCGAGAACGCATAGGCCGCGGGCAACGCCACCGAGATCGAGATGATCGTGTTGAGGACGACGTATTCCAGCGAGTTGATGTAGCCGGAGTACCAGCTCTCGTCGGTGAAGATGCGCTTGTAGTGCTGCAGCGTCGGCGTGTGCGGCCACAGCGTCATGCTGGAGACGATCTCGGCGTTGGTCTTGAAGCTCATGTTGACGAGCCAGTAGATCGGCAACAGGAGAAAGATCAGGAACAGCGCCATGATAAGGCGACGGCCGGGAATCGAGTGCATCAGGCCACTCCTTCCTTTGGCTTGAGCGCGGTGACGGGCTTGAGCCCGGCCGCAGCCTTGGGCTCCGCCGCCGGCTCGCTCTCCGCCTGAACCTTGCGTTCGACGCCGGCGTTGGTCATCACGGTGTAGAAGATCCAGCAGACGATCAGGATGATCAGATTGTAGACCAGCGACAGGGCCGCGGCCTTGCCGAGGTCGAACTGACCAAGCGCGATCTTGACGAGTTCGATCGAGACGAAGGTCGTGGAGTTGCCGGGACCGCCGCCGGTGACGACGAACGGCTCGGTATAGATCATGAAGCTGTCCATGAAGCGCAGCAGCACCGCGATCAGCAGCACGCGGTTCATCTTCGGCAACTGGATCGCCTTGAACACGGCCCAGCGCGAGGCGCCGTCGATCTGCGCCGCCTGATAATAGGCTTCGGGGATCGACTTCAGGCCGGCATAGCAGAGCAGCGCGACGAGGCTCGTCCAGTGCCACACGTCCATTGCGATGACGGTGACCCAGGCATCGAGGGCGTTGGAGACGTAGTTGTACTCGATGCCGATGCTGTTCAGCGTGTAGCCGAGCAGGCCGATGTCGGGCCGGCCAAAGATCTGCCAGATCGTGCCGACCACGTTCCACGGAATCAGCAACGGCAGCGCGAGGATGACGAGGCAGGCCGCAACCGTCCAGCCCTCGCGCGGCATCGACAGCGCGACGACGATGCCGAGCGGCACCTCGATCGTGAGGATGATCGCGGAGAACAGCAAATTGCGGCCGAGCGAAGCCAGGAAGCGGCCGCCGAGATCGGTCGTGGGATCGAGCAGCTCCTTGAACCAGCCGACACCGTTCCAGAAGAACTGGTTGTTGCCGAAGGTGTCCTGCATCGAGTAGTTCACGACCGTCATCAGCGGCAGCACCGCCGAGAACGCCACCACCAGAAACACCGGCAGCACCAGGAACCAGGCCTTTTGGTTGATTGTCTTGTCCATCAGGCGGCTCCCTCCACCAGAAGGCTGTCGGCATAGACGTGGACGTGCGCCGGATCGAATTTCAGTCCGGCTGATCCGTCCGAGGACGCGAACCCGGCCGGCGCGCGCGCCGCGAGCTTGGCCTCGCCGAGACGGGCGCGCGCGAAGCGGATGCGACCGAGATCGTCGATGCGCTCGATCTTTGCGGTGAGCAGGCCAGGCCCGGGCGGGACCACGTCGACGAATTCCGGCCGCACGCCGATCTCGATCTTCGCGGCCGCAGGCAGATTGCCGTAGCTGCGGTTGAGCGCGATGGTGTGGCCGTCGATGCGCGCTTCCCGCCCCCTCACCTCGGCTGGCAGAATGTTCATGCCGGGCGAGCC from Bradyrhizobium arachidis carries:
- a CDS encoding carbohydrate ABC transporter permease — protein: MDKTINQKAWFLVLPVFLVVAFSAVLPLMTVVNYSMQDTFGNNQFFWNGVGWFKELLDPTTDLGGRFLASLGRNLLFSAIILTIEVPLGIVVALSMPREGWTVAACLVILALPLLIPWNVVGTIWQIFGRPDIGLLGYTLNSIGIEYNYVSNALDAWVTVIAMDVWHWTSLVALLCYAGLKSIPEAYYQAAQIDGASRWAVFKAIQLPKMNRVLLIAVLLRFMDSFMIYTEPFVVTGGGPGNSTTFVSIELVKIALGQFDLGKAAALSLVYNLIILIVCWIFYTVMTNAGVERKVQAESEPAAEPKAAAGLKPVTALKPKEGVA
- a CDS encoding carbohydrate ABC transporter permease; its protein translation is MHSIPGRRLIMALFLIFLLLPIYWLVNMSFKTNAEIVSSMTLWPHTPTLQHYKRIFTDESWYSGYINSLEYVVLNTIISISVALPAAYAFSRYRFLGDKHLFFWLLSNRMAPAAVYALPFFNLYSAIGLFDTPWAVALAHCIFNVPLAVWILEGFVSGVPREIDETAFLDGYSFPRFFVKILIPLIASGIGVAAFFCFMFSWVELLLARTLTSVASKPISAIMTRTVSAAGMDWGLLAAAGVLTIIPGALVIWFVRNYIARGFALGRV